The proteins below come from a single Streptomyces sp. M92 genomic window:
- a CDS encoding ABC-F family ATP-binding cassette domain-containing protein yields the protein MSISITCTSLSFAWPDGTPVFEGLDTSFGTGRTGLVGVNGSGKSTLLKLIAGRLSPAEGHVRLVGEVGYLPQNVTLDTTLRVDEALGIAAQRAALHAIEAGDVAEEHFETVGDDWDVEERALAALGELGLGHVGLDRTVGEVSGGESVLLRLAALLLRRPDVLLLDEPTNNLDLYARRRLYAAVESWPGVMVVVSHDRELLDLVDQIADLRSGEITWYGGSFSAYEEALAVEQEAAERMVRVAESDLRKQKRELTEAQMKLARRKRYGQKMWDQKREPKIVMGARKRAAQESAGKHRIMHEEKLAEARERLDDAVEAVRDDDEIRVDLPYTAVPPGRSVLTLRDLELRHGARVGGLDLHGPERIALIGRNGAGKSTLLRTVAGELEPVAGEATAHVPLRFLPQRLDVLDGGLSVAENVARFAPGATNNRIRARLARFLFRGARADQPADTLSGGERFRATLAALMLAEPAPQLLMLDEPTNNLDMASVRQLTTALESYEGALIVASHDMPFLESIGITRWLLLEEGELRAITPEAVGYPA from the coding sequence ATCGACCCTGTTGAAACTGATCGCCGGTCGGCTCAGCCCGGCCGAGGGCCATGTCCGCCTGGTCGGCGAGGTCGGCTACCTGCCGCAGAACGTCACGCTCGACACCACGCTGCGGGTCGACGAGGCGCTCGGCATCGCCGCGCAGCGCGCCGCACTGCACGCCATCGAGGCCGGTGACGTGGCCGAGGAGCACTTCGAGACGGTCGGCGACGACTGGGACGTCGAGGAACGCGCCCTCGCCGCGCTCGGCGAACTCGGACTGGGCCATGTGGGCCTCGACCGCACCGTCGGCGAGGTGTCGGGCGGCGAGTCGGTGCTGCTGCGGCTGGCCGCGCTGCTGCTGCGCCGGCCCGACGTCCTGCTCCTGGACGAACCGACCAACAACCTCGACCTGTACGCGCGCCGGCGGCTGTACGCGGCCGTCGAATCCTGGCCCGGCGTCATGGTCGTGGTCAGTCATGACCGGGAGCTGCTGGACCTGGTCGACCAGATCGCCGACCTGCGCTCCGGGGAGATCACCTGGTACGGCGGCAGTTTCTCGGCGTACGAGGAGGCCCTCGCCGTCGAGCAGGAGGCGGCCGAGCGCATGGTGCGGGTCGCCGAGTCCGATCTGCGCAAGCAGAAGCGCGAGCTGACCGAGGCCCAGATGAAGCTGGCCCGCCGCAAGCGGTACGGCCAGAAGATGTGGGACCAAAAGCGCGAGCCGAAGATCGTCATGGGGGCACGCAAGCGCGCGGCACAGGAGTCCGCGGGCAAGCACCGCATCATGCACGAGGAGAAGCTCGCCGAGGCAAGGGAGCGGCTCGACGACGCGGTCGAGGCCGTACGGGACGACGACGAGATCCGCGTCGACCTGCCGTACACGGCCGTGCCTCCGGGCCGGTCCGTGCTCACGCTGAGGGACCTGGAGCTGCGGCACGGGGCCCGAGTGGGTGGGCTGGACCTGCACGGCCCGGAGCGGATCGCGCTGATCGGCCGCAACGGCGCGGGCAAGTCCACGCTGCTGCGGACCGTCGCCGGCGAGCTGGAGCCGGTGGCGGGCGAGGCGACGGCGCACGTGCCGTTGCGGTTCCTGCCGCAGCGCCTCGACGTCCTCGACGGCGGGCTGTCCGTCGCGGAGAACGTGGCCCGGTTCGCGCCGGGCGCCACCAACAACCGGATCCGGGCGCGGCTGGCGCGCTTCCTGTTCCGGGGCGCCCGTGCCGACCAGCCGGCGGACACGCTGTCCGGCGGCGAGCGCTTCCGGGCGACGCTGGCCGCACTGATGCTGGCGGAGCCCGCCCCGCAGCTGCTGATGCTGGACGAGCCGACGAACAACCTGGACATGGCGAGTGTCCGGCAGCTCACCACGGCGCTGGAGTCGTACGAGGGGGCGCTGATCGTGGCCAGCCACGACATGCCGTTCCTGGAGTCGATCGGCATCACCCGGTGGCTGCTGCTGGAGGAGGGAGAACTTCGGGCAATCACGCCAGAGGCTGTCGGGTATCCCGCCTAG